AGGCTTGGGACACAGCAGTCACTTTGGAGGGGTCTCTGAGGCCAGATCAGAGAAGCAGGGAGACCAGTCATGTTAATGCACCCACTTCACCCAGTTTCATGGAGGGGAGATGCCACTAACAACCTGCAGGGCTCATGTCCTGCCTCAAGGGTTGTGGAGATAGAGGCAATGGTTCTAGCACAGCCAGAGCGATGCTGCCTTGCCAGTACAGGGAGGATGACCTCCCTTGTGTCTCCTGCCCCATGGCCTTCAAATGCAGCCCCTCCATTTGCTGCAGGTGCTCCTGCACCTCAGGGGTGGCGATGCTGAGGGAGCAAGAGGGGAGCAGCTAGAGGGAGGCAACATGGTTCTTGTTCATCCCTTCAACACATcaaagggagaagggaggaggatgCAGGGGAATGGAGCTAAGTGTCATCACAACAGTATACTCactggcagcactgggaggtCCTGAGGGGTCTTCAGGATCTgtaagacagacagacagaagagTTTGCTTTGTGACTTCTGCTCTTTTGGTCCACTCTCTACCTGAATCCCTCTTTCTATTGAAGGGATCCAGCTCCCCCTTTTCCAGAAGGTCTGTCCTTCCCAGAAAGAGTTTTATCAACATCCAGAATGCAGGGATAGATTTATCCACCACAAAATTCACCCATTATGCCTGGATTCATTTAAATTCAACTTCTCTAAACAAAGTCAAATGACACAATAACCATATGCTGGAGGAAggccttcctttttcttccttcccacccTTGCTAAGAGCAGGGACAGCTGGAGCTAAGGGACCATTTAAGCAAAATCCCAGATTTGGACAGAATCAGAAGATAGCTGAGCATCTCCTCTTTCTTTGAATGAAAGGTATCCCTGACTCTAGGGAGAAAGCATAAGCTGTtaatagggaagaaaataatagggTTGTTAATAGGgttgaaaattaagaaaaactcTGCCCTCACAGCTTTGCAGCCTAGGGTTGGAGTATCTGGCTCACCAACgcccttcttccccctctcccccccaaacaacaataaatttacacaatgtatttttgttttcatttctaaactTAATTCTTAATGCTCTCTGCAAACACCCAAGCAACATGTCCTCTAAGAGAAATGTTAGGTCTCCTCTTCATCTTGGCTTCCCCACACTGGACtgtttcacaattttttttttcttccactctttaaccatatttttcttcaacagcGTTAGTTCCACCCAAGTCACCAGGTCCTTGGCATAAGTATACTTATGGGCAGAAACAGGACTCTGGAGACCAAAAAATAACAACTGTGCTTAAACAAAGACTTTGTGAGAAGGGTTGTGCATAGTTCTATTTTGAAGCAATGTATACATTCCttagatttcaaaaataaaaataaaaattagaagttCCTCCAAAGCTATTAAGCAATCTCGAACATAACAACcactaggaaaaacaaaaacaagcaacaaaaaacaaagcagagataCACTCAAGAGTGAGAAAGTGAACAAGAGACtgacagagggaaaacagatcaaataaaatacattaaatatatttgccaGTATTGAATCATGTTGTATCTGATGCCAGGGActtaatgaaaattaactttggATGAGATAATACAGGCAAAAACAGGGCCCCTTCCTCCTTGgcttctcttttcctgctgtAGGGAGAAAACACTTGCTGTTTCTGATCTTTtgtcctttccctctctcttcaACTAGAGAGTTGTCACTGCATTACTCTCTCTTGATCATAAAGTCACCATGGCTAAATCACCTTCAAATGTGATGTGCTTTTATTCAGCGAGACAGCCCCCAGTTTTTCTAACCATCAATACAAggtttttcctctccagagTTCTCCACATCCTGCATTCTTCTGCAGGTGAAGACTTGACTTGGTGCCTATCTCCATGATCCTACAGCACCCCAGTGCTGGCAGGTATAAAACTCTTGCCTGCAGCTCACCCCAGGGCTGGGTTACCCAGTGACTCAGACCTGAGCATCCAGCCTACCTTTGCCAGGTCACCTAAATGCTTCAACATGTTAAACTGGTTGGAATTCCCTGCTGCAATGCAATGGTgcaatcctattttttttttgaccagtGGAAGAAAGTGCTCAGTAGGAGATAAAGCTGCCTACCCCCAAcccctgtttttaatttacagctGCGGTGCAGCCCCTCAGAGACCTGATGTTGTGCAATGACCCGCGGCGCTGACTCCCCCCGAAACCTTGAGTTTCTCCAAGGGTGGAGGGAggctccctgggggctgcagctccagcagctttcCTAGGGAAGGAGTCCCCTTACCTttctcacagcagcacagcGTTGCCAGGGTCAGAGTCAAGACGAGCAGTGCCAGCAGACTCCTCATGTCGTCTTTGGCTGTGCTACTCTTCCTACACTCAGAGCGTTCCTGGAGGTTACCGTGGCTCTCTGGAGCTTGCTTTCAGGCAGCACTTTATATCCTGTGATTGCCTGGAGAGATCAGGGCTCTGGCTTGCATTCCTGTGTCTGAGCTCCAAAACAAAGCCCGTCCTTTGGGCCAAGAGACATCAGGTCCTGGCAGCCTGTCACATTAAAGGGGACTTATCAGAGCCAAACATTTGCCTGTTTCAGAGCCTCGTTGAGGACGTTCACTGAGACAGTTTCACAAAGTTGAACATATTTAATAAGGTGAGAGATATAACAGATTTGGCATTGCTGTTGATAAACACACGGAGTGCAATAGCGCTAATATATGATAACAGTGCTAGCAAAAGGTTGTCCTGGGTACTTCTCACCAAAATGTGAAGAACTTACCAAGAAGGTGTTCTTGTCTtggtggaggagaaaggagcaTGGCCCATCAGCTACCTCTTCCAGGTCTCCAATTTATTCTCTCCCACACCAGCCCACCCactcttcttttttcctaacTCTTTTTCCTAAAACTAACTCCCATTTAATATCCTAAGCTTAAATGGTTTTCTCCCTGGAGTGACATTTATCACAATTTGGGTCCAGTACTATagtcataaatatttatcatgTACTTTATTGAGCTCATTATCATGTTCAGAGGAGTTAgctttaatattcattttacaaataatcaAGCAAAAAAGTTTTACTCCAGGCACTGTAGCCTTCAAGATTCTGTCTGCCGCCAAaacagggctgtgctgccaccaTAGTACTCCTTCCTTCAGCAGCCTCTCATACCGAGCTTGAGGACCTGAATCCACAAACTTTGTTTAAGAGATAAACAGGAGCAAGCTGCTCAACTTTCCCTTGGCCAAGGGCGGTGCTTATCATGACACTAACAAGTCTGACTGTTCTCCACACAGCTGTTTGACATCCATCTCAGGACTCATGGcatttccagaatattttatctGAGGTTTTGAATGGGTCTGTTGAATAAAAACAACTGgataaaaaatcagttttattataaatatgGAATTCATTCAGCTTCTCGCAGGAAAGCCAGGGGACAGACCAGGACAGCCTGAAGTGGAGCAGTTGCTTTCATGTGGTGCATGGGACTTTCCCATGTGGAAAATTAAATGGAACAACCTAATGGTGACTCTTTTCCCTCATCCCACCCTGACACATTTCCCTAAAGGAAAAGACATTCATAAAATGGTTTGCATAGGGCAACCATACAGTAGGTTTTGCTTCAGACAGTTTCAAGAAACCACTCCAGAGAGCTGAGATGTTTACATTACTGGGATCTTTGGAAGCTAGCCTGGGGAAGTAGGGGggtgtctttctttttttctccctggaaaTCTTCCCAGTTTGGAGGCTATGAGTCTAGCCTCTCTTGTCTCAAAATCAAATAAGTCTTGAGACTCCagggctgttttatttttcaggacttGGGTGGCTGTGGTTGCTTGGTATATCAAAAGACCCAATGTACTTGGTACATTAAGGTCCAAAGGAAGAACCGTGCCCCTGACAGCTCATCTCAACATGCTCCCTTAGCAGCGATGGTGTCTGCAAAGCCCCACATGCATGGAATCATCGCTGCTATCTCTGTCCATGGAAGCATCAGTGAGGAGCACCCAGAGCCCACACTGCTCCTAGCACCGGtaacaaaccaaccaaccaatcaaACATGTAACTGAAATAAGCTCAAGTtgtagggcttttttttttttttttttttttttccagtttataaGAATTATACAGGCCCTATTCATTTCAGTGAGTATTGTAACTCTGCCTTAAAGGTTAAATTAAATCCTTGGTTATATCCTCAGATATGGTGACAGCCATTTCAGCTTCATCACCAAATGTACTGTTTTATGACATTTATTGAGTCAGATGATGGACAGTGCTTTTGTTCACACAAAATATAACTCAACTCCTCTTGCTCCACACCATGTGATCCTCTTCTACAGACTGTCTACCAGTAACCCCATATTCCCCAAAGCCAGCAGCCAAGCTCCCCAAACTATGTCCCACACACAGCACATGGATAACATCTTCCTCCACCTCACATCCAGTCCACCTCGACCCCCACACAGGGGAGACATCCAAGAGTTACAGAATTAAAGGCTCTCAAGGGCAGTCACAACCACTGGGGATTCAGCCAATCCTTAGAAACACTGTCTTTTGGCTTACATAGAAATTAGACaaatttcaagttaaaaaaacaaatgcttagCTTTTCTGTGGTGCAGGAGAGATTGAATGCATATACTAGCAACATCCAGcacaagtgttttaaaaagaaacattctataaataaataaatatcttaaagTAATGGGTATTCTAAGAAAGCCATGCTTCCACAAGAGAGCATGAAAGAATGTAAATACAGAATTCTAATAATCCAAACAGccttatttctctttccaaCTTTTCCCAAGCTTTTTAAGCATCATGTAGTCTCTTAAACATGTTTGGTTATTGCTTACATTAACAAAATCCCTCTGAAACCTCTgctattattcattatttatccTGGTAAACCAAAGGTTGAAATTGTCAGATATTTCTGGACACAGACCCAGACAGCACTAGCGCTGCTCCTTCTGTTTTGGTGGTGTCACAGTGTCAAGTCCAACCCAGACACTGCAGACTTGTTGACTTTTAGGGTATGAAAGCTTTGCTTTGGTTGGTGTTCATAAGCTTCACCTACTTGGGAACATGCAGAACAAGTGAGGGTGCAAACATACCTAATctatacagctttttttttttttttcctatgctcatttctctctcactttttcctTTGGACAAAACTTAAGCAACTTTAAGGGTGGAGTTTCCTATCAGAAgtgttttcaataaataaatctgttttctttccagcagttCATCTGCTAAGCTGGCAAAGCCTTGAagtgtatttctgaaaagacGCATGTTTCTAATGTGGAAGGTAGATTTGGCTCTAGACTTAATTTCATAGAATAGTCAACAGTTTGATACTTTATATCTCATTGCCTTTGATAGTGTGCCATGAATCTTTCCCACTTCTCTAATTTGCAGGTCCCTGAGGAAAGCTGGAGATGTGCATACTGAAACAAGCTGTGCCAAGCTGAGAGAGAAGATTTATGTCTCCTAAACTACCCACACCGATGGGTGTTCAAAGAGCTGTGGCTGCATCCTTCTGCCTCAGACGCAAAGGGAGTAGAGCGGAGGAGTGAGAGCCATAGGGTCAGGCTGTCGTCCCTGGTGCCAGTAGGGTGACAGACAGAGTGGCAAACCCAGCGCTACCAAGAGGAGCCCTACTACCTCTCTTCAACCCCTTACCACCACCAGCCCTTCctcctgtggggctgcagccatCACACGGTCTCCTAGCCATGTGGTAGAATACTTGATCCATCTCTCCTCAGATACAAGTCCCTGTTTTGTCACTTGCTGATGCTTTGGCTCTCAGatctcctctgcctcctgggTTCAGAATGACACAAGAGGAGACAGAAAGAGTATACAAGGGGATATGTTTGCCTCAAGCTGACTTTCTAACTCAACAAGAACAAGGTGCTGAGCCAAGGGGAATATTTGCCTGCAATCTTGGTTttagctgaagaaataaaaataatattcatatatttcaaATTGAAGGTTAATGCTAAAGTTGTCTGGAATGATTCTAAGTGGAAGTAAGGGGATAAAACAGCACTCCTAACAGAAATATGAATTAAGTCTGGACCATGCTATGGGAGCACCAAACACCAGAGCCAAGGGATAGCTGGAAAGATGTCATTTACAGGCTTTTTCTGTCACTAGCTCTCATCTGAACTTTTCCTTTAAGATTAAACAGACACCTTCTGAATTTTGTTTACCCAACTGAGAAAAGATGGTGTATATTTCGTTTTCAAAAAGTGCATCTCGATCTTAGACTCTGGAGCAAAACCACAGTAGATCATTTCAAACCTCATGTGATCATGTGGTGGTGACTTGTTTCCATAATCTGCACCAGATTCTGTGATAAAGAAACTCAGCTTCTTCATGAAAAATTACCCCCCAAAATACTGTGACTCATGAGAAGATAGTATCAAAGGAGCAATTTATTGTGCAGTAACCACCCACATCCTGAACTCTCTCTGATCTCTGCTATGTCAGCTCAGCGCTAATCGACACCGTGTAGGAATCCATGGCTATAcgggagagaagcagcaggcaggataACATACAGGGACACAAGCAACTGAATATGTTTCAGAGCTATATCTTTTTCTGGGAGGATACCCTGGGCTCCAGGCCCCAGGGTGGGGACACGTCATCCTTTACttagtcctcctcctcccgTAATAATGCCTGTAAGCAGCAGCATAGCCATGGCGAGAAGCATACAGTTCGCAGGGGTAGTAGTCTTCGCAGATCTCCCTCTGATGCTCCTGGGGTGCCTTATTACGTTCCCTGATCCTGCAGAAGTAGGATAGATGAGGGGTAAGTGCTGTCATCTTAAATATCTGTCTACagcccttttttccccccacaacACCCCAGCAGCATTAAGGGCCCAACCCCAGCCCCCATCAAGCTACCAAGACCATGGCATACCAGCATCTGTATTCACCATACCCAGGTGACCGATGTGAGTACAGAAGGAGTGTTTTGCCTCTCTGGGTAACATTTTACTTCAGGGCTAAGTATGGTGGTGAGGAGAGCGTTTGGCTCCTGCCTCAGCCTGGTGCTGAAGGAAGAGGCTTCCAGCCTTCTCCCTCCAGCTATTTCGCTATTCCCTACACCCACACATGGAACAGAGCTGAAGCATCTTGCAAAGGGGACAATAGGGTGCTGCTGAGAGGGTTTGCCTCAGTGCCTCTCTAGGAGAGGATTTCTGTGCCTCAGCCTTTATTTTCACAAGCCCTGCATGAGACATAAAACTGCCTCCATCTGTCTTATGAGGAAAGGAGGTCCACAGAAGGCCTTGTTATTTAGAAAAGGTCATGCAAATCCTGCGTGAGACCTGAAGACTGGAACAAGATCTCACATTGAACTTTCTGGATATTCCACACTGATTTTGTTGCTGCTTCCTTCAGATGAATTAAGCAGAGccctcccagcaccaggcaTGTCCTCAAACACAAGGACCCGCTCTCTACTTTCTGAGCTCTGACttctcccagggctggggacttCACTGGCACCTCAAGCTGAGAGAGGGGCTGAGGCTTCTCAGAAGTCACCAGGGCTTCTTCCCCTGCTACCAGCCTGTGCTTGGCAAGGATAAACCTCTCCCCACACCCACCCTCAGTGCCCTGAGGCCACAACATACCTCTCCTGAGCGATAGCTTCTAGTCTCATGTCAGTTTGCATGAAGCCGTTGGCCCTTCGCCTGTTGATGAAGGGATCTGAGAAGacaaggttttttgtttgtttgtttgttttcagagtacATAAACACTTTTCGTGAGACATTATTTCCACAAAGCCCATCTCCCACACCAGTGACAGCCTCCTTCTCTGCCCTCCCCTCACAGTGAAACTCAGGACCCTTTAATACTCCCCACCATCCACCCTGCTGGCTCTCCCTATGGCTTGTGAAGCCTGTATGGAAGCTCAGGCTGCCCAAGGGAAAGCTACTGTGAgcctggtgctgcagcccccctgaCTGGAGCTTGGCCAAGAGGTGGGTGCCAAGCTGTGCAGACCGCAGGAGGTCTGGGCACACTCAGTAAAATCAGCAGGATTGTGAAGCTACAAGTGGGAACGGGAAGGGCTTGAACAGGTTTATCTGCCTCCACGGTTAGGCAGTAGAAAAGGTCTGTGCGGAAATTTTGAACTGAAGCATCTGAAGGTCCCTTCTGTCCTTTCTGAGAAGCAACACAGTTGACTGCAGAACTGAGGAGTCTGGGGATGTCTTTGTCACTGGCTCCCACTTGTGCCTTTGTGCTTCTGACTCGCTGCTCTGTGAAGTCCTTCTCCCAGACGGTCTCGCATCTTTTTAGCTTTGATCCAATTGTTCTCTAACCTCTCCAGGTTATTGCTTGTTCCTAAGAGATGCCCTCcaccctctcctgctgcttctgtgacACCAGCTCTCATCCAGAACAAAGATGCCTCCTGCCCACACACCCACCTGCTTCTCCCAAGGTGATGAGAGTTCAGTTCTCCCTGTCTTTGGGTAAGGACAGCCAGTGTCACTGGCTCTTTCCACACTCCTCCCAGAGCTCTTTGAGCGATGCCCTTTTCTAGTACCTGTTTTAGGTGCATGCAGCAGGGATCCAAGTTCATTACTCTTTGTTTTCCAAGTCTTATTATATTCTTTGCAAAGCACAGTGGTATGTACTTGTGCCCAAACATGTGAAGTCTTTTTTAACTCTCTTCTTATTCATCCTGAAACTCTGACATCCAATAAATTCAATTTCCCTGAGCTGAGTGGTTCTGCCTATTTAATCCCCATAGTAAAGCACAAGGATATGGTCTTGGAGATGTCTGCAGCacactttgaatttaaaaaaaaaaaaaaaaatagtaaagcaGTCTCTTACTGAGATACTCATGGGATTCCATGCTCTCGTGGGActctggggaaagaaagaaaaaggaaaaaggagtaAGACACTGTATTCATAGGATTTGCAGTGTCTCACACACCACAGATCAGTAgaacacgcacacacaaatcAGAGAAACCAGATTTTAAGGCACCTgtttaagaggaaaagaaagggttCAGTAGTGTCACGTAGCATTTATGAGTTTACCATGTTCAAGAGGTTAGGATGGAGCTACCTTGTGTCCAAGCCAGGACTTCAAGGGTTCCACTTGGTCTTCCAGTGTGTTATTCTCAAgcatatttctttccttcatgtTCTTGACACTACAGTGTTGCTTAACCTCAAAGCCTGCGTGTGTGCTTAGGGAATGGATTAGCACAGGGAATTGTGCTTGACTCTTgcataaaatagcattttaactCCATCGGTATGCCTGACAGGAGGAAGGTGCTGATATTacaaaaggggaaagggagatCTCCCCATTAACAAGGAAGCCTTGACTTGGCGTGCAATAGGCTAGCAATTGTGCTTGGCAAAATAGCCTGTGGGACTGTCACAGCTCAAGCACCTCCTATGCAGCCCTGCACGGCTCAGCCTGCTTAGTTGTTCTGGTGATCAGCTGTGTCCCCCAGCCATCCTGTAAGATAACCATAAGTTAGAATGACCATAGAAAAAGTGATATAGTCTCTTCCAAGTCCTGTTATAGTGATCCAGACAacagaggagcaggaagaggagcaATCTGCAGTGTGAGCAGGTGCAGAGAGGAAGGGGCTGAAGCATCCTGGACTGCAAACCAGTGACTGGAGCTGGGTACTCTAGAGCATGGCTGACACGAGGGCAGGAAAGCAGAgttaaagggaaagaaaaaacaaaaggtgAATAAAAAATTCCAAACAGATCCAGAGATGTCTGCAACTTTAGAGCTGTCGCTCTACCCAGTAAAAATGATCACCTACCATAGCAAGTAGCTGCCATGACCAAGGCAGCCAGGAGCATAAGAATGATGAGAGTTCGCATTGTGCAAGTGCAGGGAGGGCTCTCTCACTCCGTCTTCCTTGCTGTGTCTCGCTCTCTTCCCACAGAGGGCAGCCAGAGATCCTGGGCTGCCTGCAAAATTAGCAGTGGAATGTTTATTATGAAAACAGAGCCAGAAGGGGGCCCACGAAAGAACCTGGGGAAGGCGATGGCTGGCTGGTACACACTCATTATGGAGCTATTACAGAACATCCTCTATTAGCAGACTGAATCAGATTTTGAGAAGGAGGGGGCATGCCCCTTTCCTCTCTCAGTTCAGGGTGGGGGGCACAGTTCACGGACAAGCATGTTCCTTGCACTCAGAAAACTGGCCCGTGCAAGTAGAAGGCGTTccaggggctgccgggggcCTGCAGGGAGAGGCGTGTGCTGATCCCAGATGTACATGTTTGCCTTTCTAATT
The nucleotide sequence above comes from Oxyura jamaicensis isolate SHBP4307 breed ruddy duck chromosome 1, BPBGC_Ojam_1.0, whole genome shotgun sequence. Encoded proteins:
- the MGP gene encoding matrix Gla protein → MRTLIILMLLAALVMAATCYESHESMESHEYLNPFINRRRANGFMQTDMRLEAIAQERIRERNKAPQEHQREICEDYYPCELYASRHGYAAAYRHYYGRRRTK